In Bradyrhizobium guangxiense, the following are encoded in one genomic region:
- a CDS encoding aldolase: MAHSLHASSPAPFRSNRPDLATDAIRAAREDLAACFRMAARNGFEEGICNHFSAVVPGHDDLFLVNPYGYAFRELTASKLLICDFHGNVLDGEGVPEATAFYIHAEMHRLLPRAKVAFHTHMPYATALSMTEGDPLIWAGQTALKFYGRTAVDRDYNGLALDNREGARIASAVGDADIVFMKHHGVMVLAPTIAEAWDDLYYLERAAEVQVLAMSTGRKVLPVDPAVAAETYRQMREGDSESARLHLAAIRRQLDAEEPQYRH; the protein is encoded by the coding sequence ATGGCGCACAGCCTTCACGCTTCCTCACCCGCGCCCTTTCGCTCCAACCGCCCGGACCTTGCGACCGATGCGATCCGCGCCGCGCGCGAGGATCTGGCCGCCTGCTTCCGCATGGCCGCGCGTAACGGCTTTGAAGAGGGCATCTGTAACCATTTCTCGGCCGTCGTGCCCGGCCACGACGATCTGTTTCTCGTCAACCCCTACGGCTACGCCTTTCGCGAGCTGACCGCGTCGAAGCTGCTGATCTGCGATTTCCATGGCAACGTCCTCGACGGCGAGGGCGTGCCCGAGGCGACTGCCTTCTACATCCATGCCGAGATGCACAGGCTGCTGCCGCGCGCCAAGGTCGCCTTTCACACCCACATGCCCTATGCGACGGCGCTGTCGATGACCGAAGGCGATCCCCTGATCTGGGCCGGCCAGACCGCGCTGAAATTCTATGGCCGCACGGCGGTCGACCGCGACTATAACGGCCTCGCGCTCGACAACCGCGAAGGCGCCCGCATCGCCTCGGCCGTGGGTGATGCCGATATCGTGTTCATGAAGCACCACGGCGTAATGGTGCTGGCACCGACCATCGCGGAGGCCTGGGACGATCTCTACTATCTCGAACGCGCCGCCGAGGTGCAGGTGCTGGCGATGTCGACGGGACGAAAAGTGCTGCCGGTCGATCCGGCCGTTGCGGCAGAGACCTACAGGCAGATGCGCGAGGGCGATTCCGAATCCGCCCGGCTCCATCTCGCTGCGATCCGCAGACAGCTCGATGCGGAGGAGCCGCAGTATAGGCATTGA
- a CDS encoding lytic murein transglycosylase, producing the protein MKHADSSIDHARRNLLKSALGVAALLAAPADVFASPPGFDEWREAFRARAMAKGISAATWQRAMGRVEPDMSVFKQMRNQPEFHEQVWQYINRRVSDWRIINGKIALKNNEALFARIERDFGVERGTLLALWGVESAYGDPLVQQNHMTPVFPSLAALAWNDPRRKAYWETELINALRIVDKGWSTPEQMQGSWAGAMGHSQWMPEVWLNVGIDYDGDGKVSPFGKPDDALGSTAKYLVNRGKWHRGEHWGYEVRAADNMSGSRTYAAWQAAGGTRADGQPFPQPNASAQMWTPVAGGPTFLLGPNFYSVKSYNPSMNYALAICHLGDRCLGAPPFIQPFPGSERALTLAEVQEMQTRLTKAGFDTGGTDGRVGNDTMKAVRDFQQRAGITPADGYGGLKVLAKLRQGS; encoded by the coding sequence ATGAAGCACGCTGATTCCTCGATTGATCACGCCCGCCGCAATCTGCTGAAATCCGCGCTCGGCGTGGCAGCCCTGCTCGCTGCGCCCGCCGATGTTTTCGCTTCGCCTCCAGGCTTTGACGAATGGCGCGAGGCTTTTCGCGCTCGTGCAATGGCCAAGGGCATTTCGGCCGCGACATGGCAGCGCGCGATGGGGCGGGTCGAGCCCGACATGAGCGTGTTCAAGCAGATGCGAAACCAGCCCGAATTCCACGAGCAGGTGTGGCAATACATCAACCGCCGCGTCTCCGACTGGCGCATCATCAACGGCAAGATCGCGCTGAAGAACAACGAGGCGCTGTTTGCACGCATCGAGCGCGATTTCGGCGTCGAGCGCGGCACGCTGCTGGCGCTGTGGGGCGTCGAGTCCGCCTATGGCGATCCCCTGGTGCAGCAGAACCACATGACGCCGGTGTTTCCCTCGCTCGCCGCGCTTGCCTGGAACGACCCCCGCCGCAAGGCCTATTGGGAGACCGAGCTGATCAACGCGCTACGTATCGTCGACAAGGGCTGGAGCACGCCGGAGCAGATGCAGGGCTCATGGGCCGGTGCGATGGGGCACTCGCAATGGATGCCGGAGGTCTGGCTCAATGTCGGCATCGACTATGACGGCGATGGCAAGGTCTCGCCATTCGGCAAGCCCGACGACGCGCTGGGCTCGACCGCAAAATACCTCGTCAATCGCGGCAAATGGCACCGCGGCGAGCATTGGGGTTATGAGGTGCGCGCGGCAGATAACATGAGCGGCAGCCGCACCTATGCGGCGTGGCAGGCGGCCGGCGGCACCCGCGCCGACGGCCAGCCCTTCCCGCAGCCCAACGCATCCGCGCAGATGTGGACGCCGGTCGCGGGCGGGCCGACGTTCCTGCTTGGACCGAACTTCTATTCGGTGAAGAGCTACAACCCTTCAATGAACTATGCGCTCGCGATCTGCCATCTGGGCGACCGCTGCCTCGGCGCACCGCCCTTCATCCAGCCCTTCCCCGGCTCCGAGCGGGCGTTGACGCTGGCCGAGGTGCAGGAGATGCAGACACGCCTGACCAAGGCCGGCTTCGACACCGGCGGCACCGACGGCCGCGTCGGCAACGACACCATGAAGGCGGTCAGGGATTTCCAGCAGCGCGCAGGCATCACGCCGGCGGACGGCTATGGCGGGCTGAAAGTGCTGGCGAAGCTGCGGCAGGGATCGTAG
- a CDS encoding MarR family winged helix-turn-helix transcriptional regulator encodes MMRKSDNITRSKTVRKPPAAAEDGAVRVPAPGEGKRGEQGYLGYLLRQAHAAVRLTMERTLADLGVTSPQFAVLTMLNAYPGLSGADVARLTFLTPQTVGVIIRNLERDGAIVMTPHPIHGRIQQWTLTPRGATLLKACRERVIALEKRLARGLDSKTETAIRRWLAGIAADLQED; translated from the coding sequence ATGATGCGCAAGTCCGACAACATCACGAGATCGAAAACGGTGCGGAAGCCGCCGGCGGCAGCCGAGGATGGTGCCGTTCGCGTGCCCGCCCCCGGCGAAGGCAAGCGCGGCGAGCAAGGCTATCTCGGTTATCTGCTGCGGCAGGCTCATGCCGCGGTCCGGCTGACGATGGAACGAACACTCGCCGATCTCGGCGTGACGTCGCCGCAATTCGCCGTGCTGACGATGCTGAATGCCTATCCGGGCCTGTCCGGCGCAGACGTCGCCCGTCTCACCTTCCTCACCCCGCAGACCGTCGGCGTCATCATCCGCAATCTCGAACGTGACGGCGCGATCGTGATGACGCCCCATCCCATTCACGGTCGCATCCAGCAATGGACCCTGACGCCGCGCGGCGCGACGCTCCTGAAGGCGTGCCGGGAACGGGTGATCGCGCTCGAGAAGCGCCTCGCGCGGGGGCTGGACAGCAAGACAGAAACCGCGATCCGGCGTTGGCTCGCCGGAATCGCGGCTGATCTACAGGAGGATTGA
- a CDS encoding DUF808 domain-containing protein, with translation MSVGLIGLLDDIAAIAKMAAASLDDVAGQAAKAGTKAAGVVIDDAAVTPNYVIGFASKRELPIVGKIAAGSLRNKLLILLPIALLLGYFLPAAVTPLLMLGGAFLCYEGAEKVLEAVMPHHAHDHEAQLEPIALNAGSVEDEKVASAIKTDFILSAEIMAITLAAIPAGSIWTQALVLALVGFGITVGVYGVVALIVKADDVGMAFARYDGGSVIGGAIRLLGRALVRGMPTFLSVLSTIGTAAMIWVGGGIILHGIEKYGPPMIGRMVHAATESAAHAIPSVAGIIEWSVEAAISGVLGLLVGALAIPAVEYGLAPAWKRLRRSRQA, from the coding sequence ATGAGCGTCGGACTGATCGGTCTTCTCGACGACATCGCGGCGATTGCAAAGATGGCAGCAGCCTCGCTCGACGATGTGGCTGGCCAGGCCGCCAAAGCGGGCACAAAGGCAGCTGGCGTGGTCATCGACGATGCAGCCGTCACGCCGAACTACGTCATTGGCTTTGCCTCCAAGCGCGAGCTGCCGATCGTCGGCAAGATCGCGGCCGGATCGCTGCGCAACAAATTGCTGATCCTGCTGCCGATCGCCCTGTTGCTTGGTTATTTCCTTCCCGCCGCGGTCACGCCGCTGCTCATGCTGGGCGGCGCCTTTCTCTGCTATGAGGGGGCCGAGAAGGTGCTCGAAGCGGTGATGCCTCATCATGCGCACGACCACGAAGCTCAACTCGAACCGATCGCGTTGAATGCCGGATCGGTCGAGGACGAGAAGGTCGCGAGCGCCATCAAGACGGATTTCATCCTGTCGGCGGAGATCATGGCGATCACGCTGGCTGCCATCCCGGCCGGCAGCATCTGGACGCAGGCACTGGTGCTGGCGCTGGTCGGCTTTGGTATCACAGTCGGGGTCTACGGCGTGGTGGCCCTGATCGTGAAGGCGGATGATGTCGGCATGGCCTTTGCGCGCTACGACGGCGGCTCGGTCATTGGCGGGGCGATCCGCCTGCTCGGACGCGCGCTCGTCCGCGGCATGCCCACCTTCTTGTCGGTGCTGAGCACCATCGGCACCGCTGCCATGATCTGGGTCGGCGGCGGCATCATTCTGCACGGCATCGAAAAATACGGCCCGCCGATGATCGGCCGCATGGTCCATGCCGCAACCGAGTCTGCCGCGCACGCAATTCCGTCCGTAGCCGGCATCATTGAATGGTCGGTCGAGGCAGCCATTTCAGGCGTGCTTGGACTGCTTGTCGGCGCACTTGCGATTCCGGCAGTCGAATACGGTCTCGCACCGGCATGGAAGCGGCTGAGACGATCGCGGCAGGCCTGA
- a CDS encoding cupin domain-containing protein: MTAMSLSAVPHPALSRSTAFAVIAGLACALAIGKTLPVTMDAVSGALAPLCASAADGSSLDKVEPIGSYALPNVPGKRVTIVRVSYGPGGFSRPHRHAGSVTAYITKGEIRSQLGGGPVETFGVGQSFFEPPGSTHLVSANASATEPAELIAVFVADEGAQLTTFLE, encoded by the coding sequence ATGACAGCCATGAGTTTGTCTGCAGTGCCGCATCCGGCGCTGTCACGTTCGACGGCGTTTGCGGTCATCGCAGGGCTGGCCTGCGCGCTGGCGATCGGCAAGACGCTCCCGGTCACGATGGACGCCGTCTCGGGCGCACTGGCGCCGCTCTGCGCCTCCGCTGCGGATGGCTCGTCGCTCGACAAGGTCGAGCCGATCGGCTCCTACGCACTGCCCAACGTCCCGGGCAAGCGCGTCACCATCGTGCGCGTGTCCTACGGTCCCGGCGGGTTCTCGCGGCCGCATCGTCACGCAGGCTCGGTGACCGCCTACATCACCAAGGGCGAGATCCGCTCTCAGCTCGGCGGCGGCCCAGTCGAGACATTCGGCGTCGGCCAATCCTTCTTCGAGCCGCCAGGCTCGACCCATCTGGTGTCGGCCAATGCGAGCGCGACAGAGCCGGCCGAATTGATCGCGGTCTTCGTCGCGGACGAGGGCGCGCAACTGACGACGTTCCTTGAATGA
- a CDS encoding SDR family NAD(P)-dependent oxidoreductase codes for MAGQVEGKVVLVTGGASGIGEAIVELFAREGATVIATDIDELRGPELAKRVAKAGGKAIFLEQDVTSEERWIEIVAEIGKRYGRLDVLVSNAGIGISVPSIVDMTLADWRKQNAINLDGVFLSVKHCLPLMRKTGGGSIVMMSSLAGLRGSPGLSAYSLTKGGVRLFAKSIAMECAAAGDGIRVNSVHPGIIDTPIWGKIPTGATGAGQNAPIDPEERAKVVTPLGRAGQAAEIASGVLYLASDASRYVTGSELVIDGGMNAGGVPRRA; via the coding sequence ATGGCAGGGCAGGTTGAGGGCAAGGTCGTGTTGGTGACGGGCGGTGCCTCCGGTATTGGCGAGGCCATCGTCGAATTGTTTGCGCGCGAAGGCGCGACGGTCATCGCAACCGACATCGACGAGCTGCGCGGCCCCGAGCTCGCCAAGCGCGTTGCAAAAGCCGGCGGCAAGGCGATCTTTCTGGAGCAGGACGTCACCAGCGAGGAGCGCTGGATCGAGATCGTCGCCGAGATCGGCAAACGCTACGGCCGGCTCGATGTGCTCGTCTCCAACGCCGGCATCGGCATTTCTGTGCCATCGATCGTCGACATGACGCTCGCTGACTGGCGCAAGCAGAACGCGATCAATCTCGACGGGGTGTTTCTCTCGGTCAAGCATTGCCTGCCCCTGATGCGCAAGACCGGCGGCGGCTCGATCGTGATGATGTCCTCGCTCGCGGGGCTGCGCGGCTCGCCGGGCCTGTCGGCCTATTCGCTGACCAAAGGCGGCGTACGGCTGTTCGCCAAGTCGATCGCGATGGAGTGTGCTGCGGCAGGCGACGGCATCCGCGTCAACTCCGTGCATCCCGGCATCATCGACACCCCGATCTGGGGCAAGATCCCGACCGGGGCGACCGGCGCCGGCCAGAACGCGCCGATCGACCCGGAGGAGCGGGCCAAGGTCGTAACGCCGCTCGGCCGCGCCGGGCAGGCCGCGGAGATCGCCTCCGGCGTGCTGTATCTAGCCTCCGACGCTTCGCGCTACGTCACCGGCAGCGAGCTCGTGATCGACGGCGGCATGAACGCAGGAGGCGTGCCGCGGCGGGCCTGA
- the recJ gene encoding single-stranded-DNA-specific exonuclease RecJ: protein MTPPASALPVEAPQAFLGVARSLTDKLWRDRLDARGAAQALAIVQRHQLPELLARVLAGRGVDIDAVPDFLDPTIRKLLPDPFTVTEMEAAARRIADAAAKGEKVAIFGDYDVDGATSAALLAWHLRHCGLDPLIHIPDRIFEGYGPNVEAVRGLAAKGATLLVTVDCGTTSIEPLAEARRLGMSVVVIDHHQCGLDLPEVDALVNPNRPDDLSGLGHLAAVGLVLVTLVAVNRELRQRGFWRAEMLEPDLLGMLHHVALGTVADVAPLIGLNRAFVAKGLIAMRRRDHVGHTALMDVARLNGPPEAWHLGFMLGPRINAGGRIGRADLGVRLLLEGDSVEAARIAAELDRLNSERRVIEQAAEAQAEAEALASIGLEDKLGVIVTASEGWHPGVVGLVASRLKEKFSRPAFAIALEPGGIGTGSGRSIAGVDLGKAVRQAVAEGILLKGGGHAMAAGVTLRKEKLAEFRAYLENALAQDVAEARHVNELYIDGAVSARAVTAELAATLNRAGPFGSGNPEPVLALPAHQLVFADEVGQAHLRLRFKSGDGAIVNGIAFRSVGQKLGNALLANRGQQLHVAGSLSVDRYQGAERVQFRVIDIALPDQGPSVIR, encoded by the coding sequence GCTGTGGCGCGACCGGCTCGATGCGCGCGGGGCGGCCCAGGCGCTCGCCATCGTGCAGCGGCACCAATTGCCGGAGCTGTTGGCACGGGTGCTGGCGGGCCGCGGGGTCGACATCGACGCCGTGCCCGACTTCCTCGATCCGACCATCCGCAAGCTGTTGCCGGATCCGTTCACGGTGACGGAGATGGAGGCCGCCGCCAGGCGGATCGCGGATGCGGCGGCGAAGGGCGAGAAGGTTGCGATCTTCGGCGACTACGACGTCGACGGCGCGACCTCGGCGGCACTGCTGGCCTGGCACCTGCGGCATTGCGGGCTGGATCCGTTGATCCACATTCCCGACCGCATTTTCGAGGGCTACGGTCCCAACGTGGAAGCTGTGCGTGGGCTGGCGGCAAAGGGCGCCACGTTGCTCGTCACCGTCGATTGCGGCACCACCAGCATCGAGCCGCTCGCTGAGGCCAGACGCCTCGGCATGTCCGTGGTGGTGATCGACCACCACCAATGCGGCCTCGATCTCCCCGAGGTGGATGCGCTGGTCAATCCGAACCGGCCGGACGATCTCTCCGGCCTTGGCCATCTCGCCGCTGTCGGCCTCGTGCTGGTGACGCTGGTTGCCGTCAACCGCGAGCTGCGCCAGCGCGGCTTCTGGCGTGCGGAGATGCTTGAGCCGGATCTGCTCGGCATGCTGCATCACGTCGCGCTGGGCACGGTCGCCGACGTGGCGCCCTTGATCGGCCTCAACCGTGCCTTCGTCGCGAAGGGGCTGATCGCGATGCGGCGGCGCGACCATGTCGGCCATACCGCGCTGATGGACGTGGCGCGGCTCAACGGGCCGCCGGAGGCCTGGCATCTCGGCTTCATGCTGGGGCCCCGCATCAATGCCGGCGGCCGCATCGGCCGCGCCGATCTCGGCGTGCGGCTGCTGCTCGAAGGCGACAGCGTCGAGGCGGCGCGGATCGCCGCCGAGCTCGACCGCCTCAACAGCGAGCGTCGCGTCATCGAGCAGGCCGCCGAAGCGCAGGCCGAAGCCGAGGCGCTGGCCTCGATCGGGCTGGAGGACAAGCTCGGCGTCATCGTGACGGCCTCCGAGGGCTGGCATCCCGGCGTGGTCGGCCTCGTGGCCTCCCGGCTGAAGGAAAAGTTTTCGCGGCCCGCCTTCGCCATCGCGCTGGAGCCGGGCGGCATCGGCACCGGCTCCGGCCGCTCGATTGCCGGTGTCGATCTCGGCAAGGCGGTGCGGCAGGCGGTCGCCGAGGGCATCCTGCTGAAAGGTGGCGGGCACGCAATGGCCGCGGGCGTGACGTTGCGGAAAGAGAAGCTCGCCGAGTTTCGTGCCTATCTCGAAAATGCGCTGGCGCAGGACGTCGCCGAGGCACGCCATGTCAACGAGCTCTATATCGATGGCGCCGTGTCCGCGCGCGCGGTGACGGCGGAGCTTGCGGCGACGCTCAACCGCGCAGGTCCTTTCGGCAGCGGCAATCCGGAGCCGGTGCTGGCGCTGCCGGCGCATCAGCTCGTGTTTGCCGACGAGGTCGGCCAGGCGCATCTGCGCCTGCGCTTCAAGTCGGGCGACGGCGCAATTGTCAACGGCATCGCATTCCGGTCGGTCGGCCAGAAGCTCGGCAATGCGCTCCTCGCCAATCGCGGCCAGCAACTGCATGTCGCCGGCTCGCTCTCGGTCGACCGCTACCAGGGCGCCGAGCGCGTGCAATTCCGCGTCATCGACATCGCGCTACCGGACCAGGGGCCATCCGTGATCAGATAA
- a CDS encoding carboxymuconolactone decarboxylase family protein — MSHARSEYEDFKRIAPDAYDVVLALGQLAAKAGLDKQLLELVKLRASQINGCAFCVQHHILLSERIGVPVDKLNLVAVWREAPIFSPRERAALAWAEALTLLPDGIGEEVYAEAVREFSETELMYLTSAVASINVWNRFGAAFRWTPAPRPVTANAAAS; from the coding sequence ATGTCACACGCCCGCAGCGAATACGAGGATTTCAAGCGGATCGCCCCCGATGCGTATGACGTGGTGCTTGCGCTGGGCCAGCTTGCGGCCAAGGCCGGCCTCGACAAGCAACTTCTCGAGCTCGTCAAGCTGCGCGCCTCGCAGATCAATGGCTGCGCCTTCTGTGTGCAGCATCACATTCTCCTCTCCGAACGCATCGGCGTGCCCGTGGACAAGCTCAATTTGGTCGCGGTCTGGCGCGAGGCGCCGATCTTTTCACCGCGCGAGCGCGCCGCGCTGGCCTGGGCCGAGGCGCTGACCCTCCTGCCGGACGGCATCGGCGAGGAGGTTTACGCCGAAGCCGTCCGCGAATTCTCCGAGACCGAGCTGATGTACCTGACCTCGGCGGTCGCCTCGATCAATGTCTGGAACCGTTTTGGTGCCGCATTCCGCTGGACGCCGGCGCCGCGGCCGGTGACCGCGAACGCTGCGGCATCCTGA